The DNA sequence gttcgtcagtaggatgcctaaaatgtgtgcaattctacaattggtttcggctccattaaatcctataccaattgcagaacatttcaggaggagccacccgcaatgtgagcacagttacggacaacacatacatatgagtaaggaaaataatgcaaagtaaaattaagacgttatttaacgaactaaatacacacgtcaattcaattaaattaatattttgcttACAACtgcatggaaacgaggctagggggtcaatacaatgggaaatgactcattagcctcgtttgtgtgtcaaaaccgctggtaactgtaataacagctattagaACAGTAATAACATGGGTCACACTTAACTCCTAAATTCTGGCGCGAAATTTCAGCGTTTATAccactacctgagaaatttctgcaatttcgAAAAACTTAAAAGCGAAAATTACATTTACTATGGTAACCAAAATCTCGTTGTGCGAGTTACGCGAAAATGGTGGAGAGATttccagattttgaaatcagtcaagagattcaagaactaaaagaaaatttagaaaACCAAGATACTAAGAAAAttacatcgacctggctcaacgTTTTGACCAACTGGGCCTGGAAAGTGAAACAACCcgacgaaaataaacagatgGCTTTACATGACTggatttctcaggttgtagtataaataaataatagcatgatttgtaaaTGATATTTGGCCtaaataccacttgtgatgtttcaaaattgttccaaatttcactcgcctaacggctcttGATTTATGTattacaattttgaaatatcactcgtgtaTTTATGTCAAATCTCACtgcaaatcatgctattacccgGCAATACCAATGTGAAATAATTACAATGTTGCTATGGAAACTTTCCTACAGTGAAGAAGGCTGCGTTTATTTTCCCAGTTGTCCCCAGTTGTCCCCAGTtgtcgctctgacgaagggctaacgctcgaaacgtcagctttctaaatctttcacggtggtaatttaacctttgccaacttgtttgataagaccaaattTTCGTTGTGCCAATAGTTACTTCCAACAGCGTTTCCGAATCTAATCTATTTGCACAGTTTCGATCATTGATGACTCTTATCGATGTaacatttgttttatttgactCCATTTCCATGAGTTATCACTGAGAACAATGTAAAGATACGATGTTACTTCACTGTCCAATATCGGTTGGATAGCTAATATTTGAAGACTATGATCGTGTCACAGTTGGAAAATCCTTTTATGAGCAGCTGTGGTCAAcaaaaagtttgaattttttaggaTTAACTgggattaattttttttagaattgaACTTGTTAATGGATGAGCTTGAGCTGTCTTCGAAGGAAAACGGGGAGGTTAATATGAACCTATGACGATCAAAGCAAGAGATTGGTGATTCACACATTAACTGAGCGCAGAAATCAAAGTTTACACGCCCACCGCGTTAGTTAGAATCACACCGATGAACTTAAAGGGAAGTAATAATACGAAGGACGATTTGAAAAAACCGATTGTGAAATACTCAGCCAACACTTGAAACTGGATATGAAGGAACACAACACGTGCGTTGATACACCTAGAAGCAGGCTTATTGCGTACAAAAACGCACTTTTCAACGTCAACTGCATCTTCCTTGCCATGGGCACGATTGAAAACATTCTTATATGCTTGGTTTTATTCAAGGCCTACAAAGTCAGAGCCCCTCATCGGCCGGTGTTGAAGCTGTCAAATTTCTTTCTCCTGCAGTTGGCCATCACAGACTTAGTCTTCAGAGCTGTCAATTTCTTTCGCCGGGTGTTAGCGAAACGTCGCATAGAATTAGACTTATTTGCATGCAAGATAGCCATATTTTCCTCCTTCACTTGTGCTGCGGTTAATTTCGTTCTTCTCGCGGGGATTGCAGTTGATCGGTACGCTCGTATTCTGTTTCCAATCCGGACTCTCGGCGTTAAACCTAAGAAATCTTTGATCACGCTTTTTATCTGGATTTATGCTTTGGCAAGTTGTTCTGGTTTCATCTTTAGTGCAACAGTCTCCAATGAACGCGTGCCCGCCCCAAGACATCTGCAAAGAACAAGTTCTTCCCCAAGAAATTATACCAAAATCGATGAGGGAGACCCTCCTCCCGGACATTGCATCCCAGGAAATGTCCGCAGCTCGAGTCGGACGattcctttctctttttacTTTTCCTTCGCGTTTGTGGTGCCACTTTTGGCAATCATATTTTCCTACACCAcgataattatttctctttggCGAAAGGCGAAGGCAATTGATCTGAGAAACAGAAGTAGAGCGAGGGCACAATTACGAACCATGAAAATATTCGCCATAATTGTCCTCAGTTTTCTCTTCAGCTGGGCACCGCTGATGATTCTCGACATGATAACATCTTACCCCAAAAAACTCGGTAGGATAAATATCGGGATATTACCTGTAAGACCTTTATTTGACTGCATCACACAAACCAGTTCGATATTTAATCCGATCATCTACGCATTCGGCGATCCTAACTTCAGAAGAACCTTTCAGCGGCTGTTTCGTCTAGCGAAGAGCAATGGTGCAAATATTAACCAAGTTTCTCCTGTTAATGTGCAGAAGGTGGATGGCGTTTAtcaatttcaaatgactgaacaaaatgcaaaacaattgcGAAGGAAATAAAACACTAGGAGAGACGTGTATCAAAAGCTAATGAATACTAATTAGCTGAGTAGAATTAATACAACTgataaaaaattcataaacCCCAGTGCGCATGTGAGTCGAATACTTCCTATCGATTGACCATAACTCTtatgaatttttaacaaattttacAATGAGCACAAAACTGGTTTCTTCTCGCCCTGTGCGAGTGTTTTCCCCTTGGATGCATTCTTCGCTGACATTTGTTAAACAGATGACCAAATCATTTTGAAGGTTCATGGAGTGCGACAACACCTGACgctaaaattttgcttttctctcTAAATTTGTAATACGTTTATCCCAGATTTAACGTTTGCATGTATAGTATTATAATTGGAACAGTAATAACATTGGTTACACTTAACTCCTAAATTCTGGCGCGAAATTTCAGCGTTTATAccactacctgagaaatttctgcaatttgaccaaatttctgcaatttcgAAAAACTTAAAAGCGAAAATTATATTTACTATGGTAACCAAAATCTCGTTGTGCGAGTTACGCGAAAATGGTggaaagattttgaaatcagtcaagagattcaagaactaagaGAAAATTTAGAAAACCAAGATACTAAGAAAATTACATCGACTTGGCTCAATGTTTTGACCAGCTGGGCCTGCGAAGAGAAACAACCcgacgaaaataaacagatgGCTTTACATGACTggatttctcaggttgtagtataaataaataatagcatgatttaTAAATGATATTTGGCCtaaataccacttgtgatgtttcaaaattgttccaaatttcactcgcctaacggctcttGATTTATGTattacaattttgaaatatcattcGTGTATTTATGTCAAATATCACTGCAAATCATGCTATAATTACAATGAAATGATTACaatgttgctatggcaacttTCCTACAGTGAAGAAGGTTGCGTTTATTTTCCCAGTTGTCCCAGAATTCTTCTCGGCTGCCAATAGTTACTTCCAAAATCGTTTCCGAATCTAATCTATTTGCACAGTTTCGATCATTGATGACTGATTTTTGTTCTtacaaaagaaggaaagaaaagaagaattcCATTGCCATAAGAAATATTTCCTTGGGCCCCCGTCGACTTGAAAGCGGAATTGAAGTATAATTGAAGCTCGTAGCGTCCTTGAAATATTTCCCAACCGGTCTCGATTTGAAAACGAGACCGGTGCTCCAGGCCTCTATTCTCTTTACTCCTAGACAAACAATCGAAATTAATTCTAAAACCTTTCTTGTCagagaaatgtttttaagttttttcaGTGTAAGATAAAACTCGaattaatgaagaaaaatgacagTGAAAATAGTCCACGTAGTTTATATCAAATATATTAGATATAAGTTTAGGATAAATAGACTCTGCAAAAGTAAATAATGAGCCAATGAATAGGTTTAGGTTTTGGCAAACGAATCGGTGAAGTCGAAAACGAGTTTAAAAATTGACGAATTGAAAAGGGTGAACAACTtttcttgctttgaaaaagccAAGATTGAGTAGCTCATGCTTCAAGCTTTAGGTAGCTTTCAATTAACTCGGACGAAGGTTAAACATTCCAAGCcagcttttcaattttatgGTGGTTATTATGCACAGTTTTTCTCGAACTtatttaagacggattccgttcaaagttcgagcaattacttgcaaaaattttttactaaaaatctactcacagcacggtaacttcttgaatgctatttaaaacatctcattgtaattcagttctctaagtgaccccgcgatgaaatccccaagcattctcgagaagtTTTGTGAatgtcaaaattttgaaatgtcaaacttagtaagaatgctaaaagcgagtgttattgtgtttacaactaacgcgaaatgtcctttttaactgaaatatggataacttcaagttcaattttctctcgcggggtcagcttgagagcttaaatctcgataggatcttctaacctttattcaaaatattaccatgctaagaggattttttggtaacttaatttttgccaatttttgccattattgctcgaatgttgtgcggaaatcatcttaataagACCTAACTACGTATATAATAGACATAATAGCATGTGCATTCGATAATTGGAAGTACACTCCCCAcgcatttcttttgttaatgGCACAAAAACTGGCCGTCACGTTTGTAATCTCTTTTGTTCCATGTAATGAGTATGACAAAAGAGTAAGtttattaaataaattttcctGATGTAACAGTGGTACGAAAGGGCACATGAC is a window from the Acropora palmata chromosome 1, jaAcrPala1.3, whole genome shotgun sequence genome containing:
- the LOC141897420 gene encoding galanin receptor 2b-like translates to MKEHNTCVDTPRSRLIAYKNALFNVNCIFLAMGTIENILICLVLFKAYKVRAPHRPVLKLSNFFLLQLAITDLVFRAVNFFRRVLAKRRIELDLFACKIAIFSSFTCAAVNFVLLAGIAVDRYARILFPIRTLGVKPKKSLITLFIWIYALASCSGFIFSATVSNERVPAPRHLQRTSSSPRNYTKIDEGDPPPGHCIPGNVRSSSRTIPFSFYFSFAFVVPLLAIIFSYTTIIISLWRKAKAIDLRNRSRARAQLRTMKIFAIIVLSFLFSWAPLMILDMITSYPKKLGRINIGILPVRPLFDCITQTSSIFNPIIYAFGDPNFRRTFQRLFRLAKSNGANINQVSPVNVQKVDGVYQFQMTEQNAKQLRRK